In Ktedonobacteraceae bacterium, one genomic interval encodes:
- a CDS encoding FHA domain-containing protein: MPTEEVIQNAGSVWFLTGPLRGNSYPMMGHSITLGSDPGNDIVISNDPAIAPFHARLLRKNGIWHIEKHPQASALIVNKSPITASTLGDHTLVEIGTDTSFLISLHRQEQKEPSDTLTLQAPTARSLRPEANATQLAVSPGTRLDETEIAPLSSLGLPTIEISSNAFSNRQVYVLDKPVTSIGRSSSNDIAIPAQCVSAQHMQIVREGNQFVLIHPHQEREKTLNGLLYQGRKIRGDEHFRKVLTQGDIFRIGNENGTFVTITYHDRKSETEDELPPVRPISLRNAEVTIGRLPDNEVVLAHPQVSAHHARLLREGGTYRIIDLNSTNHIYVNGQQATNHLLRMSDEIRIGPYRLIFEGNQLAQYDESNFIRLDALNLKKYGHNRTTLLNNISLSIAPRKFVAIVGGSGAGKSTLLGALSGLRPADDGQVLYNGQDYYRNLAAFSAQIGYVPQDDIVHRDLTVERALYYAAKMRLPKDFTHEQIQQRIEEVLEDVEIAERRNLLIRKLSGGQRKRVSIALELLANPPLFFLDEPTSGLDPGLDRKMMFLLRKLADKGHTIILVTHATSNISTCDYVCFLAQGGLLAYFGPPDQAKIFFNRDDFAEIYSNLEATEENRDIPEEAELHFRTSKDYQTYVAQPLRDVKEPTGKVAISAPKKPKATQGKRSKRGNPWKQFILLSMRHVELLKNNASNLSILLLQAPLVALLLMLLVRFEIGGGILSPGNIVQCQTEIITSSGPLALPNISTLPPTVDCSQIVTFLNTDPDGMQYAQAHGGTNQALQNFIVPADSGDAQRVIFLISFFAVLFGTINGTREIVKEAAIYQRERAVNLGIVPYLLSKITVLGILALLQSASMLLILYAFEPFSQSVFLQPFIETYITLALAAIAGVILGLLISAASPNDDTANSLLPIVIIPQVIFAGSIIPLKDWFTQGMAALFPSRWALTALGTSFGLHSDKIDGGKLFGNDPTYHGTLYSIYTQADGIQRIALAWIALAATILVLTALTGIFLKRKDVRG; the protein is encoded by the coding sequence TTGCCAACAGAAGAGGTAATTCAGAACGCTGGCTCCGTCTGGTTCCTCACAGGCCCTCTGCGAGGCAACTCCTATCCCATGATGGGCCATAGCATCACCCTTGGCAGCGATCCAGGCAACGATATCGTCATCAGCAATGATCCCGCTATCGCGCCATTTCATGCCCGCCTGCTCCGCAAAAACGGAATCTGGCATATCGAAAAACACCCTCAAGCCAGCGCGCTCATCGTCAACAAAAGTCCTATCACTGCAAGCACTCTTGGCGATCATACCCTTGTGGAAATAGGCACAGATACATCCTTCCTCATCTCTCTTCATCGCCAGGAGCAAAAAGAACCATCTGATACGCTTACACTGCAAGCACCAACAGCACGCTCATTAAGGCCGGAAGCTAACGCGACTCAACTGGCAGTATCTCCCGGCACCAGGCTAGATGAGACGGAAATAGCGCCCCTCTCCTCTCTCGGCCTACCAACCATTGAAATCAGCAGCAATGCTTTCAGTAACAGGCAGGTCTACGTACTCGATAAACCGGTTACCAGTATCGGGAGGAGCAGCAGCAACGACATAGCCATACCCGCCCAGTGCGTCTCAGCTCAGCATATGCAAATTGTTCGCGAGGGCAACCAGTTCGTCCTGATCCATCCACATCAGGAGCGTGAGAAAACCCTCAACGGACTCCTCTATCAGGGCCGCAAAATCCGTGGCGATGAACACTTCCGAAAAGTGCTCACCCAGGGAGATATCTTCCGTATTGGCAACGAGAATGGCACTTTCGTCACCATTACCTATCATGACCGAAAAAGCGAGACAGAGGACGAATTGCCGCCGGTACGCCCGATCAGCCTGCGTAACGCGGAAGTAACCATTGGAAGACTCCCAGATAATGAAGTCGTGCTGGCGCATCCCCAGGTTTCCGCCCATCATGCGCGCCTGCTACGAGAGGGCGGAACCTACCGCATCATCGACCTGAATAGCACGAATCACATCTACGTCAACGGTCAACAGGCCACAAACCACCTGCTCAGAATGAGCGATGAAATTCGTATTGGCCCTTACCGGCTCATCTTCGAAGGCAACCAGCTCGCTCAGTACGACGAAAGTAATTTCATTCGCCTCGACGCACTCAACCTCAAAAAATATGGCCATAACCGCACGACCCTGCTCAACAACATCTCCCTCTCCATTGCGCCGCGTAAATTCGTCGCCATCGTTGGAGGTTCCGGCGCCGGAAAATCCACCCTGCTTGGCGCATTGAGCGGCCTGCGGCCGGCGGATGACGGCCAGGTGCTTTACAATGGACAGGATTATTACCGCAACCTCGCGGCTTTCAGCGCCCAGATCGGCTACGTCCCCCAGGATGATATCGTCCACCGTGACCTGACCGTTGAACGCGCGCTCTATTATGCGGCAAAGATGCGCCTGCCGAAAGACTTCACACACGAACAAATACAGCAGCGTATCGAAGAAGTACTGGAAGATGTAGAGATAGCGGAGAGGCGCAACCTGCTCATCAGAAAACTCTCGGGTGGCCAGCGCAAACGTGTTTCTATCGCCCTGGAATTACTGGCCAATCCCCCACTCTTTTTCCTCGACGAGCCCACCTCTGGTCTTGACCCCGGACTGGATCGGAAGATGATGTTCCTTTTGCGCAAGCTCGCCGATAAAGGACATACCATTATCCTGGTTACCCATGCCACGAGCAACATCAGTACCTGCGACTACGTCTGTTTTCTGGCCCAGGGTGGGCTTCTCGCTTACTTCGGGCCTCCCGACCAGGCAAAGATTTTCTTCAATAGAGATGATTTCGCGGAAATTTATAGCAATCTTGAAGCTACCGAAGAGAATAGAGACATCCCTGAAGAGGCCGAGCTGCACTTCCGCACCTCCAAAGATTATCAAACCTACGTGGCGCAACCTCTGCGCGATGTAAAAGAACCAACGGGCAAGGTCGCAATTTCAGCCCCAAAAAAGCCAAAAGCAACACAAGGAAAGCGTTCGAAACGCGGCAATCCCTGGAAGCAATTTATCCTGCTCAGCATGCGCCATGTTGAATTGCTCAAAAATAATGCCAGCAACCTCAGCATCCTGCTCCTGCAAGCTCCTCTGGTCGCGCTGCTGCTCATGCTCCTGGTTCGATTCGAAATCGGAGGCGGCATTCTCAGTCCTGGCAATATTGTCCAATGCCAGACGGAGATCATCACCTCCTCGGGTCCACTTGCGCTTCCTAATATCTCTACACTGCCTCCCACGGTAGATTGCAGTCAAATCGTCACGTTTCTCAATACCGATCCTGATGGTATGCAGTATGCCCAGGCACATGGCGGCACAAATCAGGCTCTGCAAAATTTTATCGTTCCCGCCGATAGTGGCGATGCGCAACGCGTCATCTTCCTCATCAGTTTCTTCGCCGTGCTGTTCGGTACCATCAATGGGACGCGTGAGATTGTGAAAGAGGCCGCGATTTATCAGCGCGAGCGGGCCGTCAATCTCGGCATCGTGCCCTACCTGCTTTCTAAAATAACAGTATTGGGTATACTGGCTCTGCTCCAAAGCGCTTCAATGCTCCTCATTTTGTATGCCTTTGAACCATTTTCGCAAAGCGTCTTCCTGCAACCATTCATAGAGACATATATCACACTCGCGCTTGCCGCAATAGCCGGAGTGATACTCGGATTGCTGATCTCGGCAGCTTCACCCAACGATGACACAGCGAATAGCCTGCTCCCCATCGTTATCATTCCACAGGTCATCTTTGCCGGCTCCATCATTCCACTGAAGGACTGGTTCACGCAGGGAATGGCCGCGCTTTTCCCATCGCGCTGGGCTTTGACGGCCCTCGGCACCTCGTTTGGCTTACATAGCGACAAGATCGACGGCGGCAAACTCTTTGGTAATGACCCTACCTATCACGGGACGCTGTATTCTATCTACACGCAGGCAGATGGAATACAGCGTATCGCACTCGCCTGGATCGCTCTTGCCGCCACCATCCTCGTTCTTACCGCCCTTACCGGCATATTCCTGAAACGAAAGGATGTGCGAGGATAA
- a CDS encoding SAP domain-containing protein has product MKTRLTISELEQMKTHELADLLANVVLLLRRMPDVECGQLTQHVAPLEDFSQPELPPQSIAEMSFTESELNKKKVDELKTIARGMNLSTAGKKADLLKRILTRARGGKSEQFAIQDV; this is encoded by the coding sequence ATGAAAACGCGTCTCACCATCTCCGAGCTTGAACAGATGAAAACACACGAACTCGCCGATCTGCTTGCCAACGTCGTCCTCCTGCTCCGCCGTATGCCAGATGTCGAATGCGGGCAACTCACCCAGCATGTTGCACCACTCGAAGACTTCAGCCAGCCTGAACTTCCCCCACAATCCATAGCAGAGATGTCTTTTACCGAAAGCGAACTGAACAAGAAAAAAGTAGATGAGCTAAAAACGATTGCCAGGGGTATGAATCTTTCAACTGCCGGCAAAAAAGCTGACCTGCTGAAGAGGATACTGACAAGGGCGAGAGGCGGCAAGAGCGAGCAGTTCGCGATCCAGGATGTGTAG
- a CDS encoding ParA family protein, whose product MARIVTIINFKGGVGKTTTAVELSVSLTKYFGRRTLLVDLDPQASATFYVMEQERWKQWKDSNGTTYNIFEQSNRRFSIRNAIVPDVIQGKAPIFGFDLLPSHPDLVDVDLRLADFIGYNVLQRHLDDIRDEYDYIICDCPPNFNPVTKNALWASDAYVVPTVPDFLSTYGIGLLQRSVNKLFASVPRGATFSGPVLGGIILTRIKANTRLHTDYCNQVYYEYPGKVFKHTISDSIVVAAAADGHLPISALYSTNEYQGKLQRQFQDVAGEFISRIHHFHSQRIREASRFE is encoded by the coding sequence ATGGCTAGAATAGTAACGATCATCAATTTCAAGGGTGGTGTTGGGAAAACAACCACGGCAGTTGAACTATCTGTCTCTCTGACAAAATACTTTGGACGCAGAACGCTGCTCGTCGATCTCGACCCGCAGGCCAGCGCCACCTTCTATGTGATGGAGCAGGAACGTTGGAAACAGTGGAAAGACAGCAACGGCACCACTTATAACATCTTCGAGCAAAGCAACAGGCGCTTCTCCATTCGCAATGCCATCGTTCCAGATGTCATCCAGGGGAAAGCGCCTATCTTCGGCTTCGACCTGCTGCCATCGCATCCCGATCTCGTCGACGTAGACCTGCGCCTGGCGGATTTCATCGGCTACAACGTCCTGCAGCGTCACCTTGATGATATTCGCGACGAGTACGATTACATTATCTGTGATTGTCCTCCGAATTTTAATCCGGTGACAAAGAATGCATTATGGGCCAGCGATGCCTATGTGGTTCCAACCGTGCCGGATTTCCTCTCAACCTACGGTATTGGCCTGTTACAGCGCTCGGTCAACAAACTCTTCGCTTCAGTACCACGTGGCGCAACATTCAGCGGCCCGGTACTTGGCGGCATCATACTGACTCGCATCAAGGCGAATACGCGGCTGCACACTGACTATTGCAACCAGGTCTATTACGAATATCCCGGCAAAGTGTTCAAGCATACGATCAGCGATAGTATCGTTGTTGCCGCTGCCGCCGACGGCCACCTGCCCATCAGCGCCCTCTACTCCACCAACGAGTACCAGGGGAAATTACAACGCCAATTCCAGGACGTTGCCGGAGAATTTATCTCGCGCATCCATCACTTCCACTCGCAAAGAATCCGGGAAGCCAGTCGATTTGAATAA